From Suncus etruscus isolate mSunEtr1 chromosome 6, mSunEtr1.pri.cur, whole genome shotgun sequence, one genomic window encodes:
- the DHX36 gene encoding ATP-dependent DNA/RNA helicase DHX36 isoform X2 has protein sequence MSYEQRPSWDRGGSRDSAGGYGGSYDGGRGPGRGGGGGGRGGRGRHPGHLKGREIGLWYAKKQGQKNKEAERRERAVVHMDEHREEQIVQLLHSVQAKSEKDSTEEHISWFSPEDHGYGTEAPAQSKPPSEKKLENQDKRPGKPEKRPFQIRDQYRDRDSEYICQENEPDGILDQQLLEELQKKKTDLRYIEMQRFREKLPSFRMRKELVNLISGHQVTVISGETGCGKTTQVTQFILDDYIERGQGSMCRIVCTQPRRISAISVAERVAAERAESCGGGNSTGYQIRLQSRLPRKQGSILYCTTGIILQWLQSDPRLASVSHVVLDEIHERNLQSDVLMTVIKDLLVFRPDLKVVLMSATLNAEKFSEYFGNCPMIHIPGFTFPVVEYLLEDIIEKIRYIPKQKEHRSQSKRGFMQGHVHRQEKEEKEALYRERWPSYLKELEKKYSPSTVGVLEMMDDEKVDLNLISELIRYIVLEEEDGAILVFLPGWDNISTLHDLLMSQVMFKSDKFLIIPLHSLMPTVNQTQVFKKTPPGVRKIVIATNIAETSITIDDVVYVIDGGKIKETHFDTQNNISIMSAEWVSNANAKQRKGRAGRVQPGHCYHLYNGLRASLLDDYQLPEILRTPLEELCLQIKILKLGGIADFLGRLMDPPSNEAVSLAIRHLIELTALDKEQELTPLGVHLARLPVEPHIGKMILFGALFCCLDPVLTIAASLSFKDPFVIPLGKEKIADARRKELAKDTKSDHLTVVNAFEGWEEARRRGFRSEKDYCWEYFLSSNTLQMLHNMKTQFTEHLLGAGFVSSRNPKDPKSNINSDNEKIIKAVICAGLYPKVAKIRLNSGKKRKTVKVYTESDGLVAIHPKSVNVEQMDFHYNWLIYHLKMRTSSVSDGSSGSSPRTAPATQLAPPETNLFV, from the exons ATGAGCTACGAGCAGCGGCCGAGCTGGGACCGCGGCGGGTCCCGCGACTCGGCCGGCGGCTACGGGGGCAGCTATGACGGGGGCCGGGGGCCAggccggggcggcggcggcggggggcgCGGCGGGCGCGGCCGGCACCCCGGGCATCTCAAGGGCCGCGAGATCGGCCTGTGGTACGCCAAGAAGCAGGGCCAGAAGAACAAGGAGGCCGAGCGGCGGGAG AGGGCTGTAGTACACATGGACGAGCACCGGGAGGAGCAGATCGTGCAGCTGTTGCACTCAGTGCAGGCTAAGAGTGAGAAGGACAGCACTGAGGAACACATCTCCTGGTTTTCACCTGAGGATCATGG GTATGGCACCGAGGCTCCTGCCCAGAGCAAACCACCCTCAGAGAAGAAGCTTGAGAACCAAGACAAGAGACCCGGGAAGCCAGAAAAACGTCCCTTTCAGATCCGGGACCAATATAGAGACCGTGATTCCGAGTATATCTGCCAAGAAAATGAACCCGATGGAATCTTGGACCAACAGTTGCTGGAAGAATTGCAAAAGAAGAAGACAGATCTTCGGTATATTGAGATGCAG cgTTTTAGAGAAAAGCTGCCTTCATTCAGGATGCGGAAG GAGCTGGTGAATCTGATCAGTGGCCACCAGGTCACAGTAATAAGTGGCGAGACGGGCTGTGGCAAGACCACTCAGGTCACCCAGTTCATCCTGGATGACTACATTGAGCGCGGCCAGGGATCCATGTGCCGCATTGTGTGCACCCAGCCCCGGAGGATCAGTGCCATCTCA GTTGCAGAGAGGGTGGCTGCAGAACGTGCAGAATCCTGTGGAGGTGGCAATAGCACGGGCTACCAGATTCGCCTGCAGAG CCGGCTGCCCCGGAAGCAGGGCTCCATCCTGTACTGCACCACAGGGATCATCCTCCAGTGGCTCCAGTCAGATCC GCGACTAGCCAGTGTCAGCCACGTAGTGCTGGATGAGATCCATGAGCGGAACCTGCAGTCTGATGTGCTAATGACAGTCATTAAAGATCTGCTCGTGTTCCGGCCTGACCTGAAGGTGGTTCTGATGAGTGCAACACTGAATGCTGAGAAGTTCTCTGAATATTTCG GTAATTGTCCAATGATCCACATCCCAGGTTTCACCTTTCCAGTGGTTGAGTATCTTTTGGAGGACATCATTGAAAAAATAAG ATACATCCCCAAGCAGAAGGAGCACAGATCCCAATCTAAGAGGGGCTTCATGCAAGGGCATGTTCACAgacaggaaaaggaagagaaggaagcccTGTACAGAGAGCGCTGGCCCAGCTACCTGAAAGAATTGGAGAAAAA ATATTCTCCAAGTACAGTCGGGGTTCTGGAAATGATGGATGATGAGAAAGTTGATCTGAACTTGATCTCTGAACTGATTCGATACATTGTTTTGGAAGAAGAG GATGGTGCAATATTGGTCTTTCTGCCTGGCTGGGACAATATCAGCACTTTACATGACCTGTTGATGTCACAAGTGATGTTTAAATCAG ATAAGTTTCTTATTATCCCTTTACATTCACTGATGCCTACAGTTAACCAGACCCAG GTGTTTAAAAAAACTCCTCCTGGTGTTCGGAAAATTGTCATTGCGACCAACATTGCAGAGACGAG TATCACCATAGATGATGTTGTTTAtgtcattgatggtgggaagatcAAGGAGACGCACTTTGACACCCAGAACAACATTAGCATCATGTCTGCAGAGTGGGTCAGTAACGCCAACGCTAAACAGAGGAAAGGCCGTGCTGGCAG GGTCCAGCCCGGCCACTGCTATCACCTGTACAATGGCCTCCGAGCAAGCCTGCTGGATGACTACCAGCTGCCAGAGATTCTCAGAACCCCTCTGGAGGAGCTCTGCCTGCAGATCAAG ATCTTAAAGCTCGGAGGTATTGCAGACTTTCTGGGCAGACTAATGGATCCGCCATCCAATGAGGCAGTGTCACTTGCCATCAGGCATCTGATTGAACTG ACCGCTCTAGACAAAGAGCAAGAGCTGACACCCCTGGGGGTGCACCTGGCCCGGTTACCTGTGGAGCCACACATTGGGAAGATGATTCTTTTTGGAGCTTTGTTCTGCTGTCTAGACCCTGTACTCACCATCGCTGCCAGCCTCAGCTTCAAGGACCCTTTTGTCATTCCATTG ggaaaagaaaagatcgCCGATGCAAGGAGAAAGGAGTTGGCAAAGGACACAAAAAGTGACCACCTGACTGTTGTGAATGCATTCGAG GGCTGGGAAGAAGCCAGGCGCCGAGGTTTCCGTTCTGAGAAGGACTATTGCTGGGAATACTTCCTGTCTTCCAACACTCTGCAG ATGCTGCACAACATGAAGACACAGTTCACCGAGCATCTCCTAGGAGCTGGGTTCGTGAGCAGCAGAAATCCAAAAGATCCAAAATCAAACATAAATTCAG ATAACGAGAAGATAATCAAAGCTGTGATCTGTGCTGGTTTATATCCCAAAGTTGCTAAAATTCGACTAAACTCTGGGAAAAAACGAAAAAC GGTGAAAGTATACACCGAATCAGACGGCCTTGTCGCTATCCACCCCAAGTCTGTGAACGTGGAGCAGATGGACTTCCACTACAACTGGCTCATCTACCATTTGAAGATGCGGACGAGCAGTGTGAGTGACGGGTCCTCAGGCTCCTCGCCTCGGACAGCGCCTGCCACTCAGTTAGCACCTCCTGAAACGA ATCTATTTGTATGA
- the DHX36 gene encoding ATP-dependent DNA/RNA helicase DHX36 isoform X1: protein MSYEQRPSWDRGGSRDSAGGYGGSYDGGRGPGRGGGGGGRGGRGRHPGHLKGREIGLWYAKKQGQKNKEAERRERAVVHMDEHREEQIVQLLHSVQAKSEKDSTEEHISWFSPEDHGYGTEAPAQSKPPSEKKLENQDKRPGKPEKRPFQIRDQYRDRDSEYICQENEPDGILDQQLLEELQKKKTDLRYIEMQRFREKLPSFRMRKELVNLISGHQVTVISGETGCGKTTQVTQFILDDYIERGQGSMCRIVCTQPRRISAISVAERVAAERAESCGGGNSTGYQIRLQSRLPRKQGSILYCTTGIILQWLQSDPRLASVSHVVLDEIHERNLQSDVLMTVIKDLLVFRPDLKVVLMSATLNAEKFSEYFGNCPMIHIPGFTFPVVEYLLEDIIEKIRYIPKQKEHRSQSKRGFMQGHVHRQEKEEKEALYRERWPSYLKELEKKYSPSTVGVLEMMDDEKVDLNLISELIRYIVLEEEDGAILVFLPGWDNISTLHDLLMSQVMFKSDKFLIIPLHSLMPTVNQTQVFKKTPPGVRKIVIATNIAETSITIDDVVYVIDGGKIKETHFDTQNNISIMSAEWVSNANAKQRKGRAGRVQPGHCYHLYNGLRASLLDDYQLPEILRTPLEELCLQIKILKLGGIADFLGRLMDPPSNEAVSLAIRHLIELTALDKEQELTPLGVHLARLPVEPHIGKMILFGALFCCLDPVLTIAASLSFKDPFVIPLGKEKIADARRKELAKDTKSDHLTVVNAFEGWEEARRRGFRSEKDYCWEYFLSSNTLQMLHNMKTQFTEHLLGAGFVSSRNPKDPKSNINSDNEKIIKAVICAGLYPKVAKIRLNSGKKRKTVKVYTESDGLVAIHPKSVNVEQMDFHYNWLIYHLKMRTSSIYLYDCTEVSPYCLLFFGGDISIQKDKEQETIAVDQWIVFQSPARIAHLVKELRKELDALLREKIENPHPVDWKDTESRDCAVLSAITDLIKSQEKATPRNGPSRFQDSSYYS from the exons ATGAGCTACGAGCAGCGGCCGAGCTGGGACCGCGGCGGGTCCCGCGACTCGGCCGGCGGCTACGGGGGCAGCTATGACGGGGGCCGGGGGCCAggccggggcggcggcggcggggggcgCGGCGGGCGCGGCCGGCACCCCGGGCATCTCAAGGGCCGCGAGATCGGCCTGTGGTACGCCAAGAAGCAGGGCCAGAAGAACAAGGAGGCCGAGCGGCGGGAG AGGGCTGTAGTACACATGGACGAGCACCGGGAGGAGCAGATCGTGCAGCTGTTGCACTCAGTGCAGGCTAAGAGTGAGAAGGACAGCACTGAGGAACACATCTCCTGGTTTTCACCTGAGGATCATGG GTATGGCACCGAGGCTCCTGCCCAGAGCAAACCACCCTCAGAGAAGAAGCTTGAGAACCAAGACAAGAGACCCGGGAAGCCAGAAAAACGTCCCTTTCAGATCCGGGACCAATATAGAGACCGTGATTCCGAGTATATCTGCCAAGAAAATGAACCCGATGGAATCTTGGACCAACAGTTGCTGGAAGAATTGCAAAAGAAGAAGACAGATCTTCGGTATATTGAGATGCAG cgTTTTAGAGAAAAGCTGCCTTCATTCAGGATGCGGAAG GAGCTGGTGAATCTGATCAGTGGCCACCAGGTCACAGTAATAAGTGGCGAGACGGGCTGTGGCAAGACCACTCAGGTCACCCAGTTCATCCTGGATGACTACATTGAGCGCGGCCAGGGATCCATGTGCCGCATTGTGTGCACCCAGCCCCGGAGGATCAGTGCCATCTCA GTTGCAGAGAGGGTGGCTGCAGAACGTGCAGAATCCTGTGGAGGTGGCAATAGCACGGGCTACCAGATTCGCCTGCAGAG CCGGCTGCCCCGGAAGCAGGGCTCCATCCTGTACTGCACCACAGGGATCATCCTCCAGTGGCTCCAGTCAGATCC GCGACTAGCCAGTGTCAGCCACGTAGTGCTGGATGAGATCCATGAGCGGAACCTGCAGTCTGATGTGCTAATGACAGTCATTAAAGATCTGCTCGTGTTCCGGCCTGACCTGAAGGTGGTTCTGATGAGTGCAACACTGAATGCTGAGAAGTTCTCTGAATATTTCG GTAATTGTCCAATGATCCACATCCCAGGTTTCACCTTTCCAGTGGTTGAGTATCTTTTGGAGGACATCATTGAAAAAATAAG ATACATCCCCAAGCAGAAGGAGCACAGATCCCAATCTAAGAGGGGCTTCATGCAAGGGCATGTTCACAgacaggaaaaggaagagaaggaagcccTGTACAGAGAGCGCTGGCCCAGCTACCTGAAAGAATTGGAGAAAAA ATATTCTCCAAGTACAGTCGGGGTTCTGGAAATGATGGATGATGAGAAAGTTGATCTGAACTTGATCTCTGAACTGATTCGATACATTGTTTTGGAAGAAGAG GATGGTGCAATATTGGTCTTTCTGCCTGGCTGGGACAATATCAGCACTTTACATGACCTGTTGATGTCACAAGTGATGTTTAAATCAG ATAAGTTTCTTATTATCCCTTTACATTCACTGATGCCTACAGTTAACCAGACCCAG GTGTTTAAAAAAACTCCTCCTGGTGTTCGGAAAATTGTCATTGCGACCAACATTGCAGAGACGAG TATCACCATAGATGATGTTGTTTAtgtcattgatggtgggaagatcAAGGAGACGCACTTTGACACCCAGAACAACATTAGCATCATGTCTGCAGAGTGGGTCAGTAACGCCAACGCTAAACAGAGGAAAGGCCGTGCTGGCAG GGTCCAGCCCGGCCACTGCTATCACCTGTACAATGGCCTCCGAGCAAGCCTGCTGGATGACTACCAGCTGCCAGAGATTCTCAGAACCCCTCTGGAGGAGCTCTGCCTGCAGATCAAG ATCTTAAAGCTCGGAGGTATTGCAGACTTTCTGGGCAGACTAATGGATCCGCCATCCAATGAGGCAGTGTCACTTGCCATCAGGCATCTGATTGAACTG ACCGCTCTAGACAAAGAGCAAGAGCTGACACCCCTGGGGGTGCACCTGGCCCGGTTACCTGTGGAGCCACACATTGGGAAGATGATTCTTTTTGGAGCTTTGTTCTGCTGTCTAGACCCTGTACTCACCATCGCTGCCAGCCTCAGCTTCAAGGACCCTTTTGTCATTCCATTG ggaaaagaaaagatcgCCGATGCAAGGAGAAAGGAGTTGGCAAAGGACACAAAAAGTGACCACCTGACTGTTGTGAATGCATTCGAG GGCTGGGAAGAAGCCAGGCGCCGAGGTTTCCGTTCTGAGAAGGACTATTGCTGGGAATACTTCCTGTCTTCCAACACTCTGCAG ATGCTGCACAACATGAAGACACAGTTCACCGAGCATCTCCTAGGAGCTGGGTTCGTGAGCAGCAGAAATCCAAAAGATCCAAAATCAAACATAAATTCAG ATAACGAGAAGATAATCAAAGCTGTGATCTGTGCTGGTTTATATCCCAAAGTTGCTAAAATTCGACTAAACTCTGGGAAAAAACGAAAAAC GGTGAAAGTATACACCGAATCAGACGGCCTTGTCGCTATCCACCCCAAGTCTGTGAACGTGGAGCAGATGGACTTCCACTACAACTGGCTCATCTACCATTTGAAGATGCGGACGAGCAGT ATCTATTTGTATGATTGCACAGAAGTTTCCCCATACTGCCTTTTGTTCTTTGGGGGTGACATTTCCATCCAGAAAGACAAGGAGCAGGAGACCATTGCTGTGGATCAGTGGATTGTCTTCCAGTCTCCAGCAAGAATCGCACATCTCGTCAAG GAACTGAGGAAGGAGCTGGATGCCCTTCTGCGGGAGAAGATAGAGAATCCCCACCCTGTGGATTGGAAGGATACAGAGTCTAGggactgtgctgtgctatctgcCATCACTGACCTCATCAAGTCCCAGGAGAAAGCAACACCCAGGAATGGTCCATCTCGTTTCCAGGACAGCAGCTACTACAGCTGA